GGATTACCACCTACAATCCGTTACTCGCTATTCAGCCGGGACAGTTTTCCGGAGATAAAACACAGGATCTTTTTGCTGAAAAAGGCAGGACCCTCTATTCGGGCGGAGTGGATAACGATGGAAATTTAAGTAAGGTTCAGATTCGCGAATGGCAGATTTCCGCGGAAGGAACCGATTATATCATGTTCAATAACCTTGCCATTCCCATGGGCGGATCCAAAGTCACGCAGATCATCAACGCCAAGGAAGGAATGTTAGTCGAGAAAAAGAATCCCAAGGGAGAATATGAAAAGTCAATTCGATTGAAAAAAGGATTTGTTGTGGAATGGAATACGGAAAACGGAGGGCTTAGCATTACCAATTTTCTAAACGGAGAAATGGACTATAATGTTCCTCCCAAACAAGAAACCAAAACCCTTGGAATCAATGTAAAACCGGATACTTTTTCACTTCCCATGCTCATCCATATTCGAAATTCCATAGAAAGCGAAGGTCTGGAAAATATCCCCGGTCTAGAGATGTTAAAGGAAATGGGAATGTCCATCAAAGGTGTGGAAGGGCTCCGTGGTATTGTTGAGCAACTGAAATATGAGATTATTTTGGGCCAATCGAACGGAACGATGGATCAGTCGGAGCTTACGCAAAAATTTTCCATTTTTTCCCAATTGACAGAACTTTTGAATGAATCTAAAAAAACACTTACTTCTTTCAATGTGGAGATTCATAAGCGGTTTGCAACCCCTCTCTCTTGTCAGATTTTTTTCTTTCTTTCCTTTCCCTTGGGGCTTGTAGTCAAAAGATCCGGAAAAGGAATGAGTTTTACGCTTGCAGTTGTATTTCTATTAATTTATTATTTGTTTTTTATATTTGGTTCGGGGATATCTTATAAAGCAAATGTTCCCGATTGGGTTGGTCCTTGGTCTGCAAATATGGTAATTGCCGGAATTTCCGTATATATTATGATATCTAGAACAGATGCAAAGCTACCTGAATCAATTCGAGCCAAATTGGGTTTTTATTTTAAAGCTAAGGACAAATGCGGCGAGGTTTGGGACCGGTCCAAAAACCGCCTGCAGGACCTGAAAAATCAATTTAGGAAACGGGGATAAAGGTAAAATTTTGCTGGAAAATTCCCTCCTTGGCGTGTTCAATCAATTAGAAGATCTTTTTGGAGTCATATCGTTGAAAACTTCTATTATTTGGAATCTTTCCCATAACCGTGCATTTCCTTTGGAGTTATGGAAACATCCGAAAATCAAAATCCAAGTGAATAATATTTCTCTCAGTGAAATTGGAAAAATCGAACTATCAGCCAATGATATAAACATTCTATTTTTGCAAATCAGCCTTTCTGAATGGAAAACCATTCAGACCAAAATCAAAAAAGAATTCGAATTACATCCTTTTTTATCTTTGATCCTAGTTCATTCGGAAGACGGGGGAGCGCAAATTCAGAAAGACTTTGATCAAAATTCAAGATTTCTGGTTTTGGAAAATCCGATTCGTACCCAAGAATTACGATTGATTTTGGATCGTTCGATCCAAGCGGAATTTTATAAGGCAGCCGCTTTAGACATAGGTAACAGCTGTTTGCAGAACGTAGGTTTTTTCGAAGGAGTCTTTACACTTGCTCACAGAGAATATGAAGATTCAAAAAGAGAAAACGACGCATTAAAATCCATACTTCAATACGAAGAACAGGTAAAAAAATCCCAAGCGGGAATCAATCTTGCTTTAGAAAAAGTAACAGATCTTAAGAACCAAGAGATGATTGAGCTTCACGGCAGAGTGAAAGCGAGCGAACAATTGGATGTATTAAGAGAAAGAGAACTTAAACAAGCGTTAGAGCTTCAGAAAGCAACCGAAGAAGTTTTAAATTATTCCAGAATCGAAGAGATGAACTTGGACAAAATCTTGAAAGCTCAAGATAGACTTTTTCAATATACGGAACAGGAAATCAGAGATTTGGTAGAAGAAAACAAGGCATTGAAAGCAAAACTCGGGATGTGATCAGATATCCCGAGCGATCTTTTCTTCGATTGCAGTAAATTCTTTCGATTCTCTTCCGTAATGTAATTCTGCAAATCGGAGTAGATGTTTCTTTTTGGACTCTCTCCATTCTTCCGCAATGGAGGGATTTTTACCTTTCGTCGCATTGAATTCCAGTTTTTCATACGATAAAGCAAGTAAGCGATGTGGTTCCGCTTCCTTTTCGTTTTTCTCGGAAAGACTGATGTATCTTTCTAAAAAATCCGCCGACTGCATATAATTTTTAAATGCATCTTGATGTTTGATATATTCTCTATACAGCCCTGATTTCAAATCCAAATAAGGCTCGCTTGATTTTACTTTCGGATTTTCTATCTTATCCAAAAAAGCCATTGCTTTGATCAACCGGAGGACGGCCTGATTACGAGCATCCGAAAGTGTTTTTTGAAATTCCTTTTCTCTTGTTTCGTTGCGTGCTTTTCTTTGCCAATCATAACGATCTTCGTAATAGACAAGGGATTTTGCTTCTTCTCTTTTTTTTGCAACCGATTTGGTCGCGATTTCAAATCCTTCGATCGCTATGGAATATTCTTTATTCGCTTCCTTCCATCTTCGTTGGGAAGAAGCTTCATCTACCAAATCCAGGATTTCCATTTCTTGAAATCGTTCCGGTCCGGTTCCCCAAGGAGAATCTTTGTCCGGAGAAGTGGGTAGAATTTGTTCGATTTTGGAATCGGATGTATTTCTGGAGACTGAGCTTTGGGAATCAGCGTTGGTTCTTCCCTGAGGAAAAATAGAAATAAGGACTAAAATTGAAATGTAGAAACGAGACAGTATTTTTTCCATAACGCTTTTTATAAACTTTCCTTGAATCTAGGAACTTGGCAAGAACTATCATATCATGACACAAATTCAGAGAAAAATGGAGATTACGAAAAATATAGTTCTGATCGCCCATGATAATAGAAAAGAAGACTTGTTGGAATGGGTCCTTTATAATAAGGGGACTCTTGCCAAACACAGACTGTCTGCAACAGGAACTACTGGTAAGTTAGTCCACGAACGGGCTGAGTTGCCTGTACATCGCTTTATTTCAGGCCCACTCGGGGGAGATCAACAGATCGGAGCAAAGATCGTAGACGATGGAATCGACTTCATGGTGTTTTTCTGGGATCCATTGACTGCGCAACCGCATGATCCGGATGTAAAAGCACTTCTTCGTATTGCAGTTCTTTATAATATTCCAATGGCATGCAACCGTGCCAGCGCCGATTTTCTAATTTCATCCCCACTTATGGAGAAAGAATACAATCGCCAATTGATTGACTACGGTTCCAGACTTGCCGTTAAACATTGATTTATCTATGTTCGCGAAAATTTTAGAATTTTTCTCCGGAAAGAAAAAAAGAAAAAAATCCTTTTCTTTGGACTCTTTCGCGTTGGAAAGACTGGAAAAGGAAATGAGAAAGGATAAGTCAGTGATTGGACTTGAGATTCGGATTGATCGGAATTCCATGGGAAAGGGAGTAGTGTATGCCGGTTTCAGTAAAACATTCAATTACGAGATCGGGCAGGAATCTACGAAGGTTTTGATTTCAGAAAAGGATTTAAAAGAACTTCAAACCGGATATCTGTCTTATTCCCGGGAAGAAGGTGCTTTTTTATATTATCCTGAAATAGTATTGGATTGGGAAAATACCCCGAAAGAAAATATACAAAGGATTCTCTCTAACAAGAGTTTTACTTCGAACGGACAGGGCTGGACAGGGGAAAAGAACAGCAATACATTCGAACCGATTCGGAAGATTTTGCTTCGAGAGGAAGTGGTTTCCATTTATTCAAAAAACGATATGTTTCAGATCGAATTTAGTCCTCTGCATCCTACTGAGTCTGAGGAAGAGGAAATTTCAGACCAGATCCTTATTTATCTTACTTCTTTGTATCCTGCTCTAAACGAACCGTTACAAAATCGCCCGTAGCCAATTCCTTTTCCCAACCTCTGTTCTTAGGTTTTATAATGCTGATATCCTGTCCGAGTGCAGTTACATCACCTTCTGTGATCAAAGATCCTTTTCTTACGAACCGAACCACCGTTTTTGCAGTAAGTCCGTCTCTTTTGCCCAAAGATACAAGCACTTCATCTTTTTTTACCTTAAGAATCTTTCCTTCTATGGGGAGCGAGTTTTTTATTTTTTCCGAAATGCGATTCAGTATGGTGGAAAGTCCGTCTCTTCCTTTTTGATTTGTTTTCCAAACGCCTATGTTT
The nucleotide sequence above comes from Leptospira kobayashii. Encoded proteins:
- a CDS encoding methylglyoxal synthase, whose product is MTQIQRKMEITKNIVLIAHDNRKEDLLEWVLYNKGTLAKHRLSATGTTGKLVHERAELPVHRFISGPLGGDQQIGAKIVDDGIDFMVFFWDPLTAQPHDPDVKALLRIAVLYNIPMACNRASADFLISSPLMEKEYNRQLIDYGSRLAVKH
- a CDS encoding LptF/LptG family permease, producing MQPLGERRFVDNTKKVDLRTVRVFSKEDLPPGFQVHTDKGGFLKKFKPPILRIYILKEILSPFLVALSFFTMIYMAVAIQKMIGLFVGKGIDFFRLLDYMGYVFGNTLPMTIPMACLMSGIMAAGRLSGDSEITAMRASGVSFPFIYSNFLAFGFVMTLIVGYLNFYLGPENTRKMKEFDNWITTYNPLLAIQPGQFSGDKTQDLFAEKGRTLYSGGVDNDGNLSKVQIREWQISAEGTDYIMFNNLAIPMGGSKVTQIINAKEGMLVEKKNPKGEYEKSIRLKKGFVVEWNTENGGLSITNFLNGEMDYNVPPKQETKTLGINVKPDTFSLPMLIHIRNSIESEGLENIPGLEMLKEMGMSIKGVEGLRGIVEQLKYEIILGQSNGTMDQSELTQKFSIFSQLTELLNESKKTLTSFNVEIHKRFATPLSCQIFFFLSFPLGLVVKRSGKGMSFTLAVVFLLIYYLFFIFGSGISYKANVPDWVGPWSANMVIAGISVYIMISRTDAKLPESIRAKLGFYFKAKDKCGEVWDRSKNRLQDLKNQFRKRG
- a CDS encoding FcpA-related putative periplasmic flagellar protein; this translates as MEKILSRFYISILVLISIFPQGRTNADSQSSVSRNTSDSKIEQILPTSPDKDSPWGTGPERFQEMEILDLVDEASSQRRWKEANKEYSIAIEGFEIATKSVAKKREEAKSLVYYEDRYDWQRKARNETREKEFQKTLSDARNQAVLRLIKAMAFLDKIENPKVKSSEPYLDLKSGLYREYIKHQDAFKNYMQSADFLERYISLSEKNEKEAEPHRLLALSYEKLEFNATKGKNPSIAEEWRESKKKHLLRFAELHYGRESKEFTAIEEKIARDI